In Lolium rigidum isolate FL_2022 chromosome 3, APGP_CSIRO_Lrig_0.1, whole genome shotgun sequence, the genomic window ATAAACGAACCTACACACAaaaacgtgtatgtatctagattaAATCTGACCAAAATCGCGTCAACCAATTTAGAACGGATATGGTAGATTTTCTTTCGAGGGCACGCAAAACGCGTGCCATATTTTTATAGAAGGGAAGCAAAAACAATTACAAGAGATAACCGAGACTTATAGCTAGCAATCAGTTCGACTCACACTAGCTCCACTCCACACGTAAGCCTACTCTCACACTCGGTGTTCTCTCCCTCCCACATTGATCCCTCCTATTACCAAAGATAAGGGCATTACGCTGCTTCCAGAGCATCCAAGCTGTCAAAGATCACCATGTTATCGAACTTCCTCCTATCCACcttcctttttttttgcgaattcctATCCTCCTTCCTGACCAGCTTCCTACTGCCGAGTCACCAAGACTCAAGAATGTCATTCCCATGAGATTCCGAGATTAGCAGTCGAGCATGCCAGACCACCTTTGTATTGCTGCACCTCACCAAGGTGTGATCCACGTTGTCCACCTCCTGTAGGCAAGTGAAACATACATCTGTCTGATCTTGCAGCCCGTGCCTCTGTCTCCGATGTGATGTCCACAGCTTGTACTGCACCGCCAACCACCTAAAAATTTTACACTTCAGTGGTGCAAAGGAGCTCCAGATTGGGGTCGCCATGACGAACCTCGTTCTTCCCTAACAAAATAGTTTGTATGTTGCCTTTGCGGAGTAAATGCCTAAATTCGAACCGAGCCAAGTGAATTTATCAGGAAGCTGCTCGTCTCTATCCACATTGCTCAGCGTGACCCAAAGCCTAGCACACTACGCATCCCTCAACTGTCAGACTGTCGTGGATATCATCTACCCAGGCATGCTCCGGCAAAGCCTCCGCCGCACTCCATCTATTCATGATCCTAGTGGTACCTGCATCACcaccagggaaaatctccatcacaTCGAAGACATTCCTAATCTGAATTTTGGCACATCTATGAAAAACATGTCTTACCTCAGAGTCTTTCAGCATCAGTAAACCCTGCCAAGGCCATGATGGATCGGTGCGACGTAGCCACTCCCACCTTACCCTAAGCGCTAGACCCTGCAGCCTCAAATTCTTCATGCCTAGCCCGCCGAGCTCTCGTGGCATACAAATGTTCTCCAAGGCAACTAAACATTGCACGCCATTAGCCACTTTCTTCCCCGTACAGAATAAGGAAGGCAAGCACTTAACAATTTCCTCGAGGAGCTATACCGGGGCATCCGACAGTAACAGTTGGTGGATTGTTCTTGTCGTGACCACCGATTTGATGAGAACTATAAGCACCTCGCTCTGACAATCAAACCCCTCTGCCACGCCGAAGCAATGCAACATAGTGTCAAGAGCCGGTTGCCACTCTGCCTTTGTGAGAGGTCTCAAGGCTAGCTGCAGGCTTAGATATTTGATCGGAAACTCCGCAATCTCACATTGAAGGTGAAATCTTACCCTCTATTTATCCTCCCTTGTTCCCCAGATTAAATTCGCTGTTGGTTTCCTGTAATATACTTTCAGGTATGACGCGCCACCGAACAACTCCAACAATTCCTTGACCATTATCAGTTTTCTCTCCTCCACTCCGATGAACAGAACCACATCGTCCGCGTAAACTGAGACCCTCTGCAGTGGTGATATACCAGCCAAACCCTACAAGAGTCCGAGGAACCAAGCAATCACAGCATGAAGACGACACCAAGATTTGTTAACGAAGTTCGACACCTTGCCTACCCTGCGGGGCATGACTACGCGCGCTCCTGCCCATTGATACCGCTGCACCAGCTGGCTTGGTCGTCGACACAACCCGTCGGCTCCCTTTGCTCGCCTGCTGCTATCAAGTCATCATAGGTTACAATGTGTGGCACCCCTCACATTATTTAGGAGGCCTAGGTTACAAGAGTCCAAATCTAACGCTACTTGTACCTATCCACATCTAATACAACTCAGAGTCAAACATAACCCAACTTGTACAAAAATATTCGACACAAACTCAACAAGCTATACGCTTCCTCCGTCTTGTAATATAGGATGTTTTTACAAGAGTGTGGTGTTTTAGAGGCCGAGCTACATATAGCTTTTTATTTTTAAAGACACAAAATTCATATTTTAATGTTTCAAGAAAATCTGAAACAAAATCGTGgagatagccaatgatgtatgctacaatggtgtaaaatctcaatgcaaactgatttgtatttttaggctacacgaaattgacaaaatctgataAAATTAGTTATCTTGAAATAtgtactattcactataaaatttgttagtattcatcatttttgtgtagcatagaatataaagtagtttgtattgagattttacaccattgtagtataCAATATTGGCTATCTCTAAaattttgttcaattttttttttaatttaaataTAAATTCCGACTGTTCGAAAATAAAGCACTACGTGCAGCTCGGTCTCCATTTGAAGTTTTCCGTTTTTACAACACTTGAGCTCGTGCAGATTAGCGGATGGTATGAAGACTTGACGGATCTGAAAAATGATGGTCATGTGACCGGTTTGTACAGATATCTTAATCTAAGACGCTCGGGAGCAGATCTGCACTGTTATCCGCGCGACAATCCTTCCGCACAGCGGGTCGTGTCTACGCTTTACATTCCCTTGTGTTTTCTCCAAAAACAAACGACGCTAAACCTACCCCGTAAAAGCAGCCACTGACATCTGGGGCCCGAAATCCCACTTCACTAGCGTTCACTCACCTTTTGCAGAAAAACCACCCGAGTTCTCCAAGTATCTCACCTCTACCCCTCTTGCTGATCTCCTCCCCAATCTCCGCACCACAAGGGGCCGCACAGAtcgcgcgccgcgccgccctccaccgacctcgccggcGCACCGGCGCTCCGCCGCGGCCCCGGTTGCTTCCATTGCAGAGACGCCTGGACCCGCCATCGGCCAACCCACCCACCGGACGCGACGCGCATCCGGCCCGGGGGGCGGGCCGCGGTACGGCGATGATGATCAGTCGGCAGCTCCTGCTGACCTACCTTTACCTGCTAATCTACATCTGCCTCTCGTCGGGAGTCATCCTGTTCAACAAAGTGCGTCTTCTCTCCCTTGGCGCGCTGCTTTTTATTTTGTCTTGGCCACCGGGAAATCCTTTTGTGCCCGCTGAGTGGCGGAGCAGAGCAAGTGATGTCACGATGAACTAAGATCCGTCCTGTTCCAGTTCCATTTATCAAGTATTTACGCACTTCCACGCCTCTAGGTGCAGTGtggattaagtttaccaactctaGTACCAGTGCTTGCCGCGTTGCTACTCTTATTGTCCGTATTCGTTAGTTTGGTGCACGGTCTACTGCAATGCCACTAGTGCTCTGTAGGCTTTCTGGGTTGTTTGGTGAGCCAATGTTTTGCTACATCACACTGTCGGCAGTCTGAAGTATAATGTAGCTTTAATGTGTAATGTATCCAGTTCGAGGAATCCTGTATTTCCCATGCTAATAGTGCAGATCCATAGCTTTGCATTTTCTTTTCGTATTATGTGCTTGCTTATGCATGTAATTTTCATTACGAGAGGTGAACTTATTGTGCTCTTTATCTAATTGATTTGTTATCCTCGCAGTGGGTACTATCTCCAAAGTACTTCAAATTTCCCTTCCCCATTACCCTCACAATGATTCACATGGCATTTTCTGGAGTTGTCACGTTCTTCCTAGTCCGTGTTTTTAAGGTATGCTTCTCCATGCCACTTCCTTGTTTTTTAGCCTTCGATGCTCCCTGTTAAATACTACTATGCCGTCTCTTACTTAGCAAATAATAGTGGGTTTGCTTCAACCGAATGGCATGTAAATTGATACTAGTATCAAGCAGCAGTTGGTCTTGCAAGAACCCAAAAGAAAATCCTGGGCTACGAGCCTACGGGCTTTAGTTGAATTGTTGGTTTATCGAGTGATGTCATTTGTTTTTTCCTAGAGGAGCTAATGGAGTCGCTGCTATTTTGGTTATGCAGGTTGTTGCACCTGTCAAGATGACTTTCCAAATGTAAGAGTATTTATTTCTGTTTCTTCATTGTGTGAAGTTGCACCTGTCAAGATGACTTAATCATTCGTGTCCCCCCTGATGCAGATACGCCACAAGTGTAATTCCAATTAGTGCATTCTTTGCGTCAAGCCTCTGGTAAGCTAATTGCAGAAAATATGGAATTGTATTCCATCTCTTTTTTGTTTCGCAAAGGCTTCAAATATTGCTGCACACAAAAGCAAGCCCATGCAGGCATATATATGTATTATGCATATTTATATATGCCTAAAATAGTGTTACATCTAAAATTATTTGACTTAATATTGCACAGATCACATACTTGCAATCTTGGTTTTGTGACCACCTAATTGCTGTCTCTGAATTGATTATGTGTCAGCAAGTTGTTTGCAAACCTATCAGGCACTGTGAAGTTCTTTCTGTCAGCCTGTCTTATTGCATTGTTTGCCTGATATAATGTAACTTTGCATCACCCTGTGAAATTAGTGACAAATAGTAaacttagttgacgttggttgctgTATGGACAAAACAGTGCTTACTTTATTTGCTTTAACTTAATCTAGTTATGTTTGCAAGCGGACCATTTTATACCAATTATAACTTTGTTAATGCCTGACAGTAAAATGTGAGTTGCAAAGTATGAGTTACTACTAGTATTTCATTCTGAAGCTCTGACATTATTTAATATTTATTGCACATGACTGAATGATATTTTGCTACTTTCCCGAAGAGCTATCTTAAATCAGGTGTTTGAATCATGCCTCTCCCTCTCATAATATTCATACAGTGATaatattaatttttattgtcTGTTTTACAGGTTTGGAAATACAGCGTACTTGTATATTTCAGTTGCCTTTATTCAAATGCTCAAGGCTTTGAGTAAGTTACTGCGCACCTCCTTCTATTGCCGTTATGCCGTGGCACTGATTTGAGTTAATTTGAAATGCAGTGCCCGTGGCAACATTTATAATGGCTGTTCTATGTGGTACTGACAAATTAAGACGGGACCTTTTCTTGAACATGCTGCTGGTCAGTGTTGGTGTTGTAGTTTCATCATATGGCGAGATTCATTTTAACGTAATAGGAACATTGTACCAAGTAACTGGCATTGTTGCGGAAGCCCTCCGGCTGGTCTTGACACAGGTCCTCCTCCAAAAAAAGGGTTTAACCCTGAACCCTATTACAAGCCTGTATTACATAGCGCCTTGCAGGTACCAGATACTGTATCTTAAATTGTGAATACTTTCTTGTTGATATAGTGTCTGGCAACTATCATTGAGATTACAGTTTTCACTCTCGCAGAATCCTTGTACAATAAGAGATTTATTGTTTACTTGTCCAAAAAATGAGTACTGGCATTTTCTTAAATCCTGTGAGTGATAGCAACGAGCCAATGACATAGACAGATATGTAATTTTGTTGAGTCGAAGGGGTTAATACTGTCATTTTGGTATTTACCATTAGCTTTGTGGACTACCATAGAGAACTTCTGAGTCACATAGTGTTCATTTTATTGGCACATCGAATTATCTGAATAATATCTGTAAGATATATGACAAGTATGATGCAAACAGGAACTCTCAAATAAGTTAGTTGGCGAGCTTGTTTagtaaaaaaaagacaaaaaaaattcatGTTGCATTTGTTTAAGAGAAATGTCTCTTAATACTTGGTTGATAATTGGATAGATGCTGACCAAAGACTGAGGTGACAAGATATTGAGGCCATGCAGCTACCATTGTAATATAGACATCGAAAATTTTAGAATATCTTATTGTTATTGGTTTTAGCATGGTATTGATAGCCAAATACGGCATATTCTAAACTGGATCAGTAGTTTTGTACTAATTGCTGAAAATTTCCAAGGGCTTGCGCTTTTAGGCATATTATCAAACTCTGGAATCATGTAATGTTTCTAGTAGATTGTACATATGCAACACACCCATTTGGTAGGTTCATGTGAACTTTTACAAGCCT contains:
- the LOC124700200 gene encoding probable sugar phosphate/phosphate translocator At3g17430, translating into MMISRQLLLTYLYLLIYICLSSGVILFNKWVLSPKYFKFPFPITLTMIHMAFSGVVTFFLVRVFKVVAPVKMTFQIYATSVIPISAFFASSLWFGNTAYLYISVAFIQMLKALMPVATFIMAVLCGTDKLRRDLFLNMLLVSVGVVVSSYGEIHFNVIGTLYQVTGIVAEALRLVLTQVLLQKKGLTLNPITSLYYIAPCSFIFLFVPWYLLEKPEMDVSPIQFNYWIFFSNALSAFALNISIFLVIGRTGAVTIRVAGVLKDWILIALSTIIFPESTITSLNIIGYAVALSGVVMYNYLKMKDVRASQLPADSTPDRATKDKKILNVYKPDGSMDSNDETVVGLASEAAVVDEEAPLIPSSRLSYVTRTQTGGGLNSR